The Halorubrum salinarum genome segment CGCGCGAGCGAGGCCCGTCAGGCGTCGAGCACCTCGATCAGGTTCCCCTCCGGGTCCCGGACGAACAGGACGGTCGTCCCGCTCTCTGTCGTCCGCGGCGGGCTCAGCGTCTCCACGCCGTCGGCGAGCCCCGCGTGAAACGCCTCGACGTCGTCGACCGTGAGCCCGAGGTGAGTCGCGCCGGGGCGGTTCAGGTCGGGAGCGTCCCCGGGGGCCGCCTCGTCGGCCGGGTCGTATTCGACGAGTTCGACGATCGCGTCCCCGGCGTCGAGGTGCGCGAACGCGGCCGCGGCGCCCTCGACGGCGACCGCCTCGGCGAAGGCGTCGCCGCCGACGGCGAACTCGGCGACGACATCGAGGTCGAACGTCTCGGCGTAGAACTCGACGGCGCGGTCGAGGTCGGCGACGGTGACGCCGACGTGGTGCGCGGTTGGGTCGGACACGGCCGGTCGGACGGTCCCCGCCGGGGAAACCGTGTCGGGTCAGAGCCCGAACAGGCGGGCGGCGAGCCCGGCGAGCACGACCAGCGCGCCGAGGATGAACGTGCCCGGGACCGGGAGGAGGAACAGGGCGACGCCGATCAGGACCACGATCGTCGAGGTTCTCATGACGCGCTCGCTTCGGTCCGGCGCCGGATACGCTTTGGGTCGGAGCGACCGCCGCGGTCGGAGGTGGCTGCGGCCGCCCCGACCGAAACGACCATTCCGCGTCCGGCCGACCGTCGCGTATGTACGTGGTCGTCAACGCGGCCCAGAGCGTCGACGGGAAGCTCGCCACCCGCCGCCGGGAGCAGCTCCGCATCTCCGGCCCCGAGGACTTCGACCGGGTCGACCGCGTCAGGGCGGCCGCGGACGCGGTGCTCGTCGGGGTCGGGACCGTCCTCGCGGACGACCCGCACCTCACGCTCGACGAGGAGGACCGCCGCGTCGAGCGCCTCCGGAACGGGCGGCCCGGCGACCCGGCCCGCGTCGTGATCGACTCGACCGGGCGGACGCCGACCGACGCACGGATCTTAGACGACGCAGCCGCGACGTACCTGCTCGTCTCGGCCGCGACCGACCGGGAGCGCCGCGAGGCGCTCGCCGACGCGGGCGCCGAGGTGATCGTGGCCGGCGAGGAGCGCGTCGACGTCGCCGAGGGGGTCGATCGGCTCGCCGAGCGGGGGATCGACCGCCTGATGGTGGAGGGCGGCGGCGAGGTGATCTTCTCGTGTTTCGAGGCCGGCGTCGTCGACGAGCTACACGTCTACGTCGGGTCGCTCGTAATCGGCGGCCGCGACGCGCCCACCCTCGCGGACGGCGCGGGCTTCACCGAGGGGTTCCCCGACCTGACGCTGACGGGCACGGAGCGGTTCGACGACGGGATCGTCCTCTCGTACGCGGTGGAGGAGGACGGCGAGTCGTAGGCGAGTCGTGTGAACGGTAACCACGGAAATCGCGGGGTACACGCTCCGTGGCACCGGTACGCACGAAAATCACCGAAGTATTTATGTATCGCCCGGGGGTAGTTGCGGGTACCAGAACGCCTCTGGCGCTGGTGGAATCGCACGCTGAAATGAACGGGAGTTCTTGCAGACGGCCCGACGCACCACAGCGAGCGTCCGCTATCGCCGGAGCGGTGATGGAGAGATAACAAATGGTAACGAAAGAAGAAGTCATCGAGCAGTACGACGTGGAAGCGATGGACGAGGCGGACAACGTGGACCTTTCTGAGGACGACCTGGAGAACGGCTCCAAGGGTC includes the following:
- a CDS encoding 2,5-diamino-6-(ribosylamino)-4(3H)-pyrimidinone 5'-phosphate reductase, which codes for MYVVVNAAQSVDGKLATRRREQLRISGPEDFDRVDRVRAAADAVLVGVGTVLADDPHLTLDEEDRRVERLRNGRPGDPARVVIDSTGRTPTDARILDDAAATYLLVSAATDRERREALADAGAEVIVAGEERVDVAEGVDRLAERGIDRLMVEGGGEVIFSCFEAGVVDELHVYVGSLVIGGRDAPTLADGAGFTEGFPDLTLTGTERFDDGIVLSYAVEEDGES
- a CDS encoding transporter; this translates as MRTSTIVVLIGVALFLLPVPGTFILGALVVLAGLAARLFGL
- a CDS encoding VOC family protein, which encodes MSDPTAHHVGVTVADLDRAVEFYAETFDLDVVAEFAVGGDAFAEAVAVEGAAAAFAHLDAGDAIVELVEYDPADEAAPGDAPDLNRPGATHLGLTVDDVEAFHAGLADGVETLSPPRTTESGTTVLFVRDPEGNLIEVLDA